One part of the Candidatus Buchananbacteria bacterium CG10_big_fil_rev_8_21_14_0_10_42_9 genome encodes these proteins:
- a CDS encoding thiol-disulfide isomerase, with protein MAKSSKIILAVVIVGVVAIVGYVIKSDPFGDAYTFNQSILSTNSNDIVDRSIFNPNPIKAPDFQGIERWLNTPNGESISLTDLRGKVVLIDFWTYSCINCIRTLPYITEWDRKYRDQGLVIIGVHSPEFQFEKSADNVLNAIAEHNIEYPVAQDNDFKTWRAYRNQFWPAKYFIDHKGNIVWQHFGEGQYDESEKVIQQLLKDAGLIESGLGLSDVQGESVKDKNITPELYFGYSRLSPPNFSNWESIVPTPSGGSIPTRVAAKNLPLFNNPIQFSPPLDVQLHSFFLEGDWKIGDESSKLESESGKIVIHYRASKVNIVMQADAPVVAEVLIDGRPLNQSELGDDVVIQNGKSITTIQPSQLYNFINTGDEYEEHTLELIFQSSGAEAFAFTFG; from the coding sequence ATGGCCAAAAGCTCAAAAATTATCTTAGCGGTCGTAATTGTCGGGGTGGTGGCGATTGTTGGTTATGTCATTAAATCAGACCCGTTTGGCGACGCATATACCTTTAATCAATCAATTTTATCAACTAACTCAAACGATATTGTGGATCGATCAATTTTTAACCCAAATCCAATTAAGGCGCCTGATTTTCAAGGCATTGAAAGGTGGCTTAATACGCCTAACGGTGAATCTATTTCGTTAACTGATTTGCGTGGCAAGGTTGTGTTAATTGATTTTTGGACTTATTCTTGCATTAACTGCATCCGCACCTTGCCTTACATCACAGAATGGGATCGTAAATATCGCGACCAAGGTTTAGTTATTATTGGTGTGCACTCACCGGAATTTCAATTTGAAAAAAGTGCTGACAATGTATTAAATGCGATTGCCGAACATAACATTGAATATCCGGTGGCTCAAGATAATGATTTTAAGACTTGGCGGGCGTACCGGAATCAATTTTGGCCGGCTAAATACTTTATTGATCACAAAGGCAATATTGTGTGGCAGCATTTTGGCGAAGGCCAATATGATGAATCAGAAAAAGTGATTCAGCAGCTATTAAAAGATGCCGGTCTGATTGAATCCGGTCTTGGCTTATCAGATGTTCAAGGAGAGTCAGTTAAGGACAAAAACATAACGCCGGAGTTATATTTTGGATATTCAAGATTAAGCCCGCCAAATTTTTCCAATTGGGAAAGTATAGTCCCGACACCTTCGGGAGGGTCGATACCAACTCGAGTAGCGGCAAAAAATCTTCCTCTATTTAACAACCCAATTCAATTCAGCCCACCCTTAGATGTGCAATTACACAGTTTCTTCTTGGAAGGGGATTGGAAGATTGGCGATGAAAGTTCCAAACTTGAAAGTGAGAGCGGTAAAATTGTAATCCATTATCGCGCCAGCAAGGTTAACATTGTGATGCAAGCTGATGCGCCGGTAGTGGCAGAAGTTCTAATTGATGGCCGGCCATTAAATCAAAGTGAGTTAGGAGACGACGTTGTGATCCAAAACGGTAAAAGCATTACCACTATACAGCCGTCACAACTGTATAATTTTATTAACACTGGTGATGAGTATGAGGAGCACACATTAGAACTTATTTTTCAATCATCCGGTGCAGAGGCCTTCGCCTTTACCTTTGGCTAA
- a CDS encoding NrdH-redoxin produces the protein MANVTIYSTPTCTFCKMSKDFFKANNIDYTEHDVSSDQAKAQEMIDKSGQMAVPVIDIDGEIVVGFDEAKLKQLLKL, from the coding sequence ATGGCAAACGTAACTATTTACTCAACTCCAACCTGCACATTTTGCAAGATGTCCAAAGACTTTTTCAAGGCCAACAACATTGATTACACTGAGCACGACGTTTCTTCCGACCAGGCCAAGGCCCAAGAAATGATTGATAAGTCTGGACAGATGGCAGTTCCCGTGATTGATATTGACGGTGAAATTGTGGTTGGCTTTGACGAAGCTAAATTAAAGCAGCTGTTGAAGTTGTAA